The nucleotide window GTTTTGATGAAATGGCATTAAAAACAGTATTAACATCTTTATTAAGAAAATGAGGTATTATGTCTGTTGAATTACAACAAGCATATAAATCAGATCAAGCAGTTATTACTACTAATGATGAAAAAATCTATATTGATAATGATAATAATACTGTCGTTGAAAATAAACCCCAAATTAGCAATAAAAATAAAAAAGTTGAACAACCTATTATAATTGACCAAGATAGTTATAATAATCAAATTAATAATGTAGTAGTAGAAGATGATATTTCAAATGTAGTACCAACAGTTAATAACGATGAGGATATTTACTCATGATAAAAATTGGTATTGACCCTTCGGGGTCAGGTACTACTGCTATTGTTATATATCAAGATAATATTTTATTAGACAAAAAAGAAATTATAAATAAAGATTGAAAAAAACATTATGAATTTATTTATGATTTAGTAGATAAATATTATTATGCTGATGATGAAAATCACTATTTAATTCTTGAAAGTTGCACAGCAATTGTGAATATTGAAAATTGCTTATATACAAATGCAAATGGTTCAAAAGACCGCGATGATTTATTAAGGTTATTAGGAGTAGCAGAATGATATTTTACTGAATGAGAAATATATATTAATTGAGTATCACCACGCCATACTAAATCAGTTCTTAAAAATATGGAAAATTTGAGTAAATATAATGATAGTTGTTTATGAGAATTTGATAAAGATACTAATTTAACTTATGAATATGGTAAAGGTTGAAAATATAATAATGAAAAAATAAGTAATCATTTACGCGATGCTATTATTATTGCTAATTATGAAAGATAATATTATGAAACATTCATTTAATCAAAAAACAGGAAAATATTATTCTAAATTAATTCGTAATGTTAATATTTACTTAAATGAAAACGAAGAACAAGTTTGAAATAAATTTAATGACTTTACTTATTCACAAAAAATAGAATATCTTATCAATTTTTATATAAAACACAATAAAATTGATAAAGAATAATAAAATTAACTAACTTAACCTTGTATATATATATAATGTAAGAAATTAATAGAAAGAGGGTTAATTGGAATGAAAAAGATTTTAAGTATTTTAGGAGCAATTTCATTAGTAGGAACAAGTACAACAAGTTTAATTGCTTGTAATACACCAATATTATATACACCCGAAGAATTAAAAGAACTAAAAGAAAAAAATAACATAACTACAAAAGATGGTATTTTAGAATGAATAACACCACAAGAAAAACCATTTATTACTGTTGATAATAAATATTATTATGTAGTATGAAAAGGTCAAAATTGAAATATTACTAAGTTTAAAAATAATAATCTAATAGATAGAACTCATCCAAGTATTGAAATTGATAAAAAGAATGAAGATGAAAATTATACTTTAAATTTAGAATGAAAATCACCGATGGTTACAATTGTTATTCGTTCTTATAGCGTTATAAGTGATTGACCTGCTCCAAGATTTAAATCAGTTTATCGTTGAAATTTAGATACACAAGAACCTAATTTAGAAAATTTAGAAGTTGATAAAGATGGCAATATAATTGTCAATAATTAATAAAAAAATAGGGCTAAAACCCTATTTTTTAAATTTAATTCCAGATACTTTATGTGCTTTATGAGTAATGTCTCGTTTTGCTGCTTTATGTTGTAAAGTTGCTTCAATTAATTCTTCATTATCGTATTTTTCTAAATCAGAAATTGCTAATTTTAAATCATTAATATCTGCTTCAACACGAGCAATATTTTGAGTACCAACACCACCAAAATGATTTTTTAGATCTTGTAGTACTAATCCAATAGATTCAAAAGCATCTTCAATTTCTTCAAAGATTTTTTCTTCTGTTTTTTCTCTAAAATCATCCGTAATTCGTTCAGCTTTTAATGAGATTGCTTTATTTTTGATTAATTTTGAAAGATAACCAACTAATAAACTAGCAACAATCCCACCTACTACTGAACCAACAATTATAATTATAAACATTGTTGTTGATGTAAGCATAAATTGCCACCTTTCTATCTTTTAATTAACCACACATGACTATCATTATTATACATTATTCCATCTTTTTTTAATACAATATTGATTTCAACTTTCTACTTGTTCTTCAGTTTGTTTACAATTATGACAAATATTAACATTATGTTTTTTAAGATAATTCCGAAATATTAATCAACCAAATAATATTAAATATAATGCATAACTTGGTGTCTTATAAATTTGTTCTAAACATTTACCAACAGGTAATTTAATTGCTGGTATTTTAGGTATTTTTGTTGTTAATCAAGCAGTACCATGTAAAATTGGATAAGATATAACAATACCAGTATATCCAAAAAAGCCACCATCAGTTATATTATGCTGTCCAAACATAAACTCTTTAACTGGTTCTAATGAGGGAATTCAATTAAAATGTAAACTAGTAAAAAATAAACCATATAAACTTAAAAATGGAGTATGATATAAAATTGACATTGCATTATATCGCATAATATACGCTTTTTTGATATGAAATGGATATTTATCATATTTTAAAAACTTACGATTCTTTCAAGCCTTAAAACTTTGACTTGGATTTCTTTGTTCAAAACCTACACGCTGTCAATATGTTCCATTATCATTTTTAATTGTAATATTTTTATCAATCATATTAATTCACCATTTTTCTTTTAACAACTAATTTAGTAATTTTACCAGATGCATTTTTTGTAATTAATACAATTTTTCCACTTGCTCTTAATTGGGCATATTGATTATTATTATCAGTTGTAGTAATACCATTTGAAACATTACCTGTAAAATTTTCACATGTTGATAAATAAAAACTATTTAAATATTCATTATCAACTCAAACTTTATAAATATACTTACTTTTATCTCAATTTTTAATTTGATATTCATTTGAATTTATAATTAAATCACTAGTATCAACAATTTCTCAAGTAGGTAAATCTTTTTTTGTAAATAAAATTTATCAATATATTTTGTAGTCCCAAAAGTATCATCTGTGCTTTCAATACCTGCCACGGTACTATCAATTATATCATAATCAGCTGTATTTTTACCTCCACCAAAACTAGGGTCTCAAACTCTTAATTCACCTGTTTCAGAATTAAAATCAGCATTATTACGACCACTAGAATTAGGTAATAAAGTTATTTTATTTTGTTTTAAATTTGATACTGTAAGTTCATTATTTTCATTTTTTATAATAAATTTATTATCAATTTTAGATTCTTCACTTTGTTTTGCTTTTCATACACCATTTTCTTCATAAATAGTATCATTATCAAATGGAACTGATAACTCATTATTAGAATTATATATTATTGATTTATTATCAACTTTAGATTTATTATTAGGATTAACTTTTAAATCTAATTTTTTTGGAATTGCATCAGATTGATTTAAAAAACTAATTAAAATTGAATTATCACTTGAAGTAATATTATTATTAGCAATATAATTATTTCTAACTCAATCATATTGTGCATAACCTGCACCTTCATCAAATTCAAATCTTCATCCATTACCAAATCATGATCTATTTTTTTCTTTTAAATTACCAAAGCGAATATTTTCATACAAACCAGCATTAATTAATATTTTTTGTACTTCATCAGGTACAAATTGCATATCATCAGGTTGTTGAATACTATAAGATTGACTACCTTGTGAAAATGTTGTTGCTTGTAAAAGATATTCAGTACCTTTTGATAATCAATGTAAGGTATATATTGCTGTTGCTCATTTAACACCAATTTGTTGTTCTTCTGTTAAATTATCAATATTATCAGCATACCCAATATAACCACCAGTTCAATCATTAATTTTAACCGAACTTAAATTAATAGCTTTATTAATTCATTCATCACTATAAGTTTGTGGATTATCTTCAAAATCTTTTGTTCAAAAACCTGATTCTTTTAATTCTTTAATCGATATATACATTCATTTTAAAGTAATATCTTTTAATTCAATTGCCATTATCTTGTTCTCCTTACAAATTTAATTTCTTTTTGTATTTTTTTAGTTGTTTTAACAAATTGTTTTAATAAAGATTGAGTATTTCTTATTGTTTTAGCAAATTGAATTGGTTCATTAATTTTAGAATATTTATTTATAAAATCTCTTCTTTTATTTCTAAATTGTTGAGCCTGATTTCTTTTTCATTTATAAGTACCAATTTGTTTAACACTTCTTCTTTTATCATGACCAATATTATGATAAAAACCTTGTTCAAGTTTTCTAATATATTTTCTTACATCATTAACTTCTTTTGGTGAAACTACTAATGCTTGAATAAAAGTATCTGATTTTTTACCATGACGTATATTTTTATCAGTAATTAATCCTAATTTAATATGTCTTCTAATCATACTTGGCAATCATACTCTTAATCAAATTCTTCAAAATAAAGTTCCAGCATTTGAATTAGCATTTTTTAAAGCTAATCAAACATCTGCCGGCATTGATGGATAAGTATAAGGACCATATACTTTTGCTTTTGGTTGAAACAAAAATGTTGCACTTCCAGTATTAGTAATTTTATTAGTTAATTCAAATTTACCATATTTCATTCAACTTGATTGTAATTGAACTCATTCTTTTGAATCTTTATATTGTTCATTAAATAAATCTTTACCTTGCTGTAAACTTCTTTTTTCTATTTTATCTAATAAAGAATTAATTTCTTTTTTTGATGCAACTTTTAAATATTGTAAAATTTTTCGTGG belongs to Spiroplasma melliferum and includes:
- a CDS encoding putative lipoprotein; this encodes MKKILSILGAISLVGTSTTSLIACNTPILYTPEELKELKEKNNITTKDGILEWITPQEKPFITVDNKYYYVVWKGQNWNITKFKNNNLIDRTHPSIEIDKKNEDENYTLNLEWKSPMVTIVIRSYSVISDWPAPRFKSVYRWNLDTQEPNLENLEVDKDGNIIVNN